One window of Atribacter laminatus genomic DNA carries:
- the prmC gene encoding peptide chain release factor N(5)-glutamine methyltransferase, whose translation MSKVRDIWSHLVLTLREHNLPASTREARFLLAGVLSVSPSHIYLYWDQDLSVEKTEQLNTMVEERLKGVPLQYILKEWEFFSLHFCMEKGVFIPRLDTESWLEEAILSIRSRFDTQPVVVCDLCCGSGVIGLTIAYWLTETRVVAIDRSELACFLTRKNAYKLGLEERVSIWRSDLFNDIQTIDELQFDFILSNPPYVKEKEWNSLASEIRLYEPKDALVSGPDGLDLINRILYESPPYLKSQGCLYIEHDPSQVEEIENISIDTQFIKEKVIFDYQKRPRATVFIRK comes from the coding sequence ATGTCAAAAGTGAGAGACATTTGGAGTCACCTGGTTCTCACTTTACGTGAACATAATCTTCCAGCATCCACTCGCGAAGCTCGTTTTTTACTGGCCGGGGTTCTTTCTGTTTCACCTTCTCACATTTACCTCTATTGGGATCAGGATTTATCTGTTGAAAAGACTGAGCAACTCAATACCATGGTAGAAGAACGCCTCAAGGGAGTTCCTCTACAATACATACTGAAAGAATGGGAGTTTTTTTCCCTTCATTTTTGTATGGAAAAAGGAGTTTTTATACCGAGGTTGGATACTGAATCATGGTTGGAGGAGGCGATTCTTTCCATAAGGTCTCGATTTGATACCCAACCTGTTGTAGTTTGTGACCTTTGTTGTGGTTCGGGAGTGATCGGTCTTACCATTGCTTATTGGTTGACTGAAACAAGAGTTGTAGCAATCGATCGATCGGAATTAGCTTGTTTTTTAACCAGAAAAAATGCCTATAAACTGGGTTTAGAAGAACGAGTATCAATATGGCGGTCGGATTTATTCAATGATATCCAAACTATTGATGAATTGCAATTTGATTTTATCCTGTCAAATCCTCCTTACGTGAAGGAAAAAGAGTGGAATTCCTTAGCTTCTGAGATACGTCTTTACGAACCAAAGGATGCGTTGGTTTCAGGTCCAGATGGATTGGATCTTATCAATCGTATCTTATATGAATCACCCCCTTATTTGAAAAGCCAGGGTTGCCTTTATATCGAACATGATCCTTCCCAGGTAGAGGAAATTGAAAACATCTCCATAGATACTCAATTTATTAAGGAGAAAGTCATTTTTGATTATCAGAAAAGACCACGAGCTACGGTTTTTATCCGAAAGTGA
- the rpiB gene encoding ribose 5-phosphate isomerase B, with protein MKIALGCDHGGYELKEDLKNYLEEQGHEVVDYGTNSPEMVDYPDIVFPLAKDVANGKCEKGIICCGTGVGVSIAANKVYGIRAANCHDTFSARASREHNDANILTLGGRVIGKGLAQEIVQVWLKSEFIEGRHLRRINKISDYEKQ; from the coding sequence ATGAAAATAGCGTTAGGTTGCGACCATGGTGGTTATGAACTTAAGGAAGATTTGAAGAATTATTTAGAAGAACAAGGCCATGAAGTTGTTGATTATGGGACCAATAGCCCTGAGATGGTTGATTATCCTGATATTGTATTTCCCCTGGCTAAAGACGTGGCCAATGGCAAATGTGAAAAAGGAATTATCTGTTGTGGGACAGGAGTCGGTGTCTCAATAGCTGCGAATAAAGTTTATGGAATTCGAGCAGCCAACTGTCATGATACTTTTTCAGCGAGAGCTTCGAGGGAACATAATGATGCCAATATTCTTACCCTCGGAGGCAGAGTAATTGGAAAAGGCTTAGCACAAGAAATTGTTCAAGTATGGTTAAAATCAGAATTTATCGAAGGAAGACATCTGAGGCGCATTAATAAAATCTCAGACTACGAAAAGCAATGA
- a CDS encoding deoxycytidylate deaminase — translation MNSRPDWDEYFMAIAELVSTRSTCLRRKVGAVLVLDRRILATGYNGAPSGLAHCTPETCLRGKRQIPSGSQQELCRGLHAEQNVIIQAALHGVSTRKSILYCTHKPCSLCAKMIINAGISRIVYQNPYPDPLGDELINEAGLEVCIFKGGCES, via the coding sequence ATGAACTCTCGACCGGATTGGGATGAATATTTTATGGCAATCGCCGAGTTGGTTAGTACTCGGTCAACCTGTTTAAGAAGAAAAGTTGGAGCCGTTCTGGTTCTCGATAGAAGGATTCTAGCGACTGGTTATAATGGAGCTCCCAGTGGTTTGGCACATTGCACCCCGGAGACCTGTTTGCGAGGTAAAAGGCAAATTCCTTCAGGGAGTCAGCAGGAACTCTGTCGTGGATTACATGCTGAGCAAAATGTTATAATACAAGCAGCCCTTCATGGGGTCAGTACCAGAAAATCAATTCTATATTGTACTCACAAACCTTGTTCGCTTTGTGCTAAAATGATAATCAATGCTGGGATTTCGAGGATTGTCTATCAAAATCCCTATCCCGATCCATTGGGAGATGAATTGATAAACGAGGCTGGTTTAGAAGTTTGTATATTTAAAGGTGGGTGCGAATCGTGA
- a CDS encoding glycosyltransferase family 4 protein: MTFLHLIVASLGAFFLSFFFTPLIMKFCQKKNLLDQPDGNRKIHNTPKSRLGGVAVAGSFFISLLLFRSFLPYPMSFWYILGLALIFLTGFFDDIFNLPPWSKIVGLGIGTLILIFDGVIIEFITLPWNVLWYIGIWGIPFTFFWILGITNSLNLIDGMDGLSSGIAAIAACTLGIIALQHGRWESALISFLLMGSAIGFLPYNFPPAKIFIGDGGALFFGGVLATVSVEGALKSATTFTLAVPILILGIPILDTFFAIVRRKKNKLPITRPDRGHLHHRLLEKGLTQREVILLVYLISASLSVLAILIDRFLANSTYSLLLTLTLFYVSWKWGKHLGVTELSCGTQRTEKV, encoded by the coding sequence GTGACATTTCTTCATTTAATCGTGGCAAGTTTAGGAGCTTTTTTCCTTTCTTTCTTCTTTACGCCATTGATTATGAAGTTTTGCCAAAAAAAGAACCTTCTTGATCAACCAGATGGAAACCGTAAAATTCACAATACACCGAAATCTCGCTTAGGGGGAGTGGCGGTTGCAGGTTCCTTCTTTATTTCTCTTCTCCTATTCCGTTCTTTTCTGCCGTACCCAATGTCTTTTTGGTATATATTAGGATTAGCATTAATTTTTCTAACCGGTTTTTTTGATGATATTTTTAATTTACCACCCTGGAGCAAGATAGTTGGTCTTGGGATAGGTACTCTTATTCTTATTTTTGATGGAGTAATTATAGAGTTTATTACTCTACCATGGAATGTTCTTTGGTACATTGGGATTTGGGGAATTCCCTTTACTTTCTTCTGGATTTTAGGGATTACAAATTCCTTAAATCTTATCGATGGAATGGATGGTTTATCCAGTGGAATTGCCGCAATTGCTGCCTGTACTTTAGGGATCATTGCTCTACAACACGGTAGATGGGAATCAGCTCTTATTTCTTTTTTACTTATGGGTTCTGCAATTGGATTTCTTCCTTATAATTTTCCTCCAGCTAAAATATTTATTGGTGATGGAGGAGCGCTCTTTTTTGGGGGAGTTTTAGCGACGGTATCGGTGGAAGGAGCTCTTAAAAGTGCAACAACTTTTACTTTAGCTGTTCCTATCCTTATTCTGGGGATTCCAATTCTCGATACATTTTTTGCCATTGTTCGTAGGAAAAAGAATAAACTACCGATTACCAGGCCGGATCGTGGTCATCTTCATCACCGGTTATTAGAAAAGGGTTTAACCCAACGAGAAGTTATTTTACTTGTATATTTAATTAGTGCCAGCCTCAGCGTCCTGGCCATTTTAATTGACCGCTTCTTAGCGAATAGCACCTATTCTCTCCTGCTCACCTTAACATTATTCTATGTCTCTTGGAAATGGGGAAAACATTTAGGTGTAACGGAGCTTTCATGTGGGACTCAAAGAACAGAAAAAGTTTAA
- the wecB gene encoding non-hydrolyzing UDP-N-acetylglucosamine 2-epimerase — MGLKEQKKFKIAFIAGTRPEIIKTAPVYLALAHHQDFEPVFINTGQHQEMSHMFLSLFNIIPDYDLNIMKHGQSLSFLTASILQELETVLQSVNPNWILVQGDTTSAFCGALSAFYQKIPVGHIEAGLRTGDIYSPFPEEMNRILVGRMSAFHFAPTHKAKDNLLKEGIPPHKIVVTGNTVVDALHWIQSQDKCLTPSEINRFLLSNPDQRLVLITAHRRENWEGGIANIAEAISRLANRFPEIIFVFSVHPNPVVRDQIYAILSNKTNVFLHDPLDYIDFIKVLSRSELAISDSGGVQEEAPSLGIPVIITRTATERPEILGTGLGYLAGTDQEAIIQIATELLTQKKKKEAKNIFGDGFSSQRIVQALLFSLSRSKTKPDDYYC, encoded by the coding sequence GTGGGACTCAAAGAACAGAAAAAGTTTAAAATTGCATTCATTGCAGGAACCCGCCCTGAAATAATAAAAACCGCACCGGTTTATCTTGCCCTTGCTCATCACCAAGATTTTGAACCGGTTTTTATTAATACCGGACAACACCAGGAAATGTCTCATATGTTTTTAAGCTTATTCAATATTATTCCTGATTATGACCTTAATATTATGAAACACGGGCAATCACTCAGCTTTTTAACTGCATCTATTCTTCAGGAATTAGAAACTGTTCTTCAAAGTGTAAATCCCAATTGGATTTTGGTTCAAGGTGATACGACATCGGCGTTCTGTGGTGCCTTATCGGCTTTTTATCAAAAAATTCCTGTTGGTCATATCGAAGCTGGGCTTCGTACTGGGGATATCTACAGTCCCTTCCCCGAAGAAATGAATCGAATTCTTGTTGGTCGTATGAGTGCTTTTCATTTTGCTCCAACCCATAAAGCTAAAGATAACCTACTCAAGGAAGGGATCCCCCCACATAAGATAGTGGTTACTGGGAATACCGTTGTTGATGCGCTTCATTGGATTCAATCTCAAGATAAATGCCTTACACCTTCAGAAATAAATCGTTTTTTGCTCTCAAATCCGGACCAGAGGTTGGTTCTAATTACCGCTCATCGGAGAGAAAATTGGGAAGGTGGAATTGCGAATATTGCAGAAGCGATATCTCGATTAGCTAATCGTTTTCCAGAAATCATATTCGTTTTTTCGGTTCATCCGAATCCGGTAGTCAGGGACCAGATTTACGCAATTCTATCCAACAAGACAAACGTCTTTCTCCATGATCCACTTGACTATATTGATTTTATAAAAGTGTTGAGTCGGAGCGAATTAGCGATTAGCGATTCAGGAGGAGTACAGGAAGAAGCACCATCTTTGGGGATTCCGGTTATTATCACCCGGACAGCAACCGAAAGACCTGAGATTCTCGGAACTGGATTGGGATATTTAGCCGGAACGGATCAAGAAGCTATTATTCAAATAGCTACTGAATTGCTCACACAAAAAAAGAAAAAAGAAGCTAAAAATATCTTTGGAGACGGTTTTTCTTCTCAAAGAATTGTTCAAGCCCTTCTTTTTTCCCTGAGTAGGTCAAAAACGAAACCGGATGATTATTATTGTTGA
- the atpC gene encoding ATP synthase F1 subunit epsilon yields MKKMELHIVTPERTSIFPEVYSITLECPDGLRGILPGHAPFLVELLTGVLKYTTQDDQKKYVAISGGAAEITPYQVTIITDSAESADTIDIARAQEAATRAQQRIKDKTPGTDFIRAEAALKRSLARLRAAELAGKTGRYS; encoded by the coding sequence ATGAAAAAAATGGAGCTCCATATTGTAACACCAGAGCGAACTTCTATTTTCCCCGAAGTTTATTCGATTACTCTCGAATGTCCTGACGGATTAAGAGGGATTCTTCCTGGTCACGCTCCATTTTTAGTAGAGCTTCTTACTGGTGTTTTGAAGTATACAACCCAAGATGACCAGAAAAAATATGTTGCTATAAGTGGTGGTGCAGCAGAAATTACCCCTTATCAAGTTACTATTATTACCGATAGTGCTGAAAGCGCTGATACCATTGATATCGCCCGAGCCCAAGAGGCAGCCACTCGTGCCCAGCAACGAATTAAAGATAAAACTCCAGGAACAGATTTTATTCGAGCTGAAGCTGCTCTTAAACGCTCATTAGCTCGGTTACGAGCAGCAGAATTAGCGGGAAAAACTGGTAGATATTCCTAA
- the atpD gene encoding F0F1 ATP synthase subunit beta, with the protein MNTGIVEQVIGQVVDVRFNSRVIPSIHNALVIERRNLKNSSKPLVLEVQSHLQDGLVRCISIQDTSGLQRGVTVIDTENPIQVPVGKETLGRMFNVLGEPSDGKPPVKAKQKMSIHRSAPPLTERSGSTQVFETGIKIIDLLCPYITGGKTGLFGGAGVGKTVLIMELIHRTATAHRGVSVFAGVGERVREGNELYLQMQKSGVLSHTVLVFGQMNEPPGARFRVALTALTMAEYFRDVLSQDVLLFIDNIFRYVQAGSEVSALMGRLPSAVGYQPTLAEEVGMVEERIASTINGSITSVQAVYVPADDLTDPAPATTFSHLDSITVLSRKIFEQGFYPAVDPVQSTSRALDPLIIGDTHWKLAQETRKIIAHYLELQDIIAILGIDELSDEDKKIVNRARKLQRFFTQPFFAAENYTGIPGEFVPLEKTLVGVQNIVEGQCDDWPEQAFYMTGAIEQVEARVKELKKE; encoded by the coding sequence ATGAATACAGGTATTGTTGAACAGGTTATCGGACAAGTTGTTGATGTAAGGTTTAATTCGAGAGTGATCCCGTCCATCCACAATGCCCTGGTTATCGAAAGAAGAAATCTCAAGAACTCTTCTAAACCCTTAGTTCTTGAAGTTCAGAGCCATCTCCAAGATGGTTTGGTGAGGTGTATTTCTATTCAGGATACCAGTGGCCTCCAAAGAGGGGTTACAGTTATAGACACCGAAAATCCTATCCAAGTTCCCGTTGGTAAAGAAACTTTGGGCAGAATGTTCAATGTTTTAGGAGAACCTTCGGATGGGAAACCACCAGTTAAAGCGAAACAAAAAATGTCTATCCATCGTTCAGCTCCGCCTCTGACGGAAAGATCAGGATCAACTCAAGTCTTTGAAACAGGAATAAAAATCATTGATCTGCTCTGTCCTTATATCACCGGAGGCAAAACTGGTTTATTTGGAGGCGCCGGCGTTGGTAAGACAGTTTTAATTATGGAGCTTATTCATCGGACGGCTACAGCACATCGTGGGGTATCGGTTTTTGCCGGTGTGGGAGAAAGAGTTCGAGAAGGGAATGAGCTTTACCTTCAAATGCAAAAAAGCGGGGTGCTTAGTCACACGGTCTTGGTTTTTGGCCAAATGAACGAACCACCTGGAGCTCGTTTTCGGGTCGCTCTCACTGCTCTTACTATGGCAGAGTACTTTCGAGATGTACTTTCTCAAGACGTGTTGCTATTCATCGATAACATATTTCGTTATGTTCAGGCAGGATCAGAAGTATCTGCTCTTATGGGACGGTTACCTTCAGCCGTGGGATACCAACCTACATTGGCAGAAGAAGTGGGAATGGTTGAAGAACGAATTGCTTCAACCATTAATGGATCAATAACCTCAGTTCAAGCGGTTTATGTTCCGGCTGATGACTTGACTGATCCAGCTCCAGCCACCACCTTTTCCCACCTTGACTCCATTACCGTTCTTTCCAGGAAAATATTTGAACAAGGCTTTTATCCAGCCGTTGACCCAGTCCAATCAACATCAAGAGCTCTCGATCCTTTGATTATTGGAGACACTCATTGGAAGTTGGCACAGGAAACAAGAAAAATTATCGCTCATTATCTTGAGCTACAGGATATCATAGCTATTTTAGGAATCGATGAGCTTTCTGACGAAGATAAAAAGATTGTCAATCGTGCTCGAAAACTGCAACGATTTTTTACTCAGCCATTTTTTGCAGCCGAAAACTATACCGGTATTCCTGGAGAATTTGTCCCCTTAGAAAAGACCTTAGTTGGTGTTCAAAATATTGTCGAAGGTCAATGTGATGATTGGCCTGAACAAGCATTTTATATGACCGGCGCCATCGAACAAGTTGAAGCACGAGTGAAGGAGCTGAAAAAAGAATGA
- a CDS encoding F0F1 ATP synthase subunit gamma, with amino-acid sequence MAKIQTIKNQIDLIKQIQHVTRAMKTISAVRWRTGKKILENAKTFSNSLLRLNEIVHLHYREELITPHPPRGFALIGIFSDKGLVGGFNVTLAHKMKAFMEDQEHEGNKPHLIILGTQGINQFHKNPYEVLLTHSLPVQQTPHYQDVREILYTVRSFHEQQIFSHLYIAHNQYLSVNEYRPIIQRVIPIPMQGINLPTEIQADLRLRTDILSTTPTLVERLTFEYVASQLYVFLIESFLSEQATRLKIMDAATSHSEDMIHSLQVAYQKRRQEKITQELNEVTSASQVLGTI; translated from the coding sequence TTGGCAAAAATACAAACCATAAAAAACCAAATTGATTTAATAAAACAAATTCAACATGTTACTCGAGCTATGAAGACTATCTCAGCAGTTCGTTGGAGAACCGGGAAAAAAATTCTTGAAAACGCCAAAACTTTTTCCAATTCTCTTCTTCGGTTAAATGAAATTGTCCATCTACATTATCGTGAAGAATTAATTACTCCCCATCCTCCTCGAGGATTTGCTCTCATTGGAATTTTTTCCGATAAAGGGTTGGTTGGAGGATTCAATGTCACTTTAGCTCATAAAATGAAAGCTTTCATGGAGGACCAAGAACATGAAGGAAATAAACCTCATCTAATTATCTTGGGGACTCAAGGAATTAACCAATTCCATAAAAACCCTTATGAAGTCCTCTTAACTCATTCTCTCCCAGTTCAACAAACTCCTCACTATCAGGATGTCAGAGAAATTTTATACACAGTTCGTTCATTTCATGAGCAACAAATTTTCTCTCACCTTTATATTGCTCATAATCAATACCTTTCGGTCAACGAATATCGACCAATTATCCAAAGAGTGATCCCAATTCCAATGCAGGGAATTAATCTACCCACTGAAATCCAAGCAGATTTACGCTTAAGAACCGACATTCTTAGTACTACTCCAACTCTCGTTGAACGTTTAACTTTTGAGTATGTCGCCAGTCAGCTCTATGTCTTTTTAATCGAATCCTTTTTAAGTGAACAAGCAACGCGTTTAAAAATAATGGATGCGGCGACCAGTCATTCTGAAGACATGATTCATTCTTTACAGGTAGCTTATCAAAAAAGACGTCAAGAAAAAATTACCCAGGAACTGAACGAAGTAACAAGTGCTTCCCAAGTGTTGGGGACAATTTAA
- a CDS encoding F0F1 ATP synthase subunit alpha: MAILTDTIKKAKQVVQGYIPEPEINEIGEVIEVQGGVITIAGLKEAMMGEMLIFPHGLKGQVFNLEKERISCILFGDHSLIKQGDRVFRTNRVLEVPVGDELLGRIIDPLGNPLDGNPAPDFRYKRPIMLHAPEVIQRQPVHRPLFTGIKTIDAMIPLGKGQRELIIGDRRTGKTTLTIDTILNQKGKNVLCVYVAIGKRLSAITEMVDILKRYNAMAYSIIVSTSAEDSPAFLYLAPYSGCTIAEFFMNGGQDVLVIYDDLSKHAVAYRSLSLLMRRSPGRESYPGDIFYLHSRLLERSAQLSDDLGGGSMSALPIVETQEGDISAYIPTNIISITDGQIYLESNLFAKGFLPPINIGLSVSRVGGEAQTPIMKKVARRLRLDLAQYFELEDFARFSSELDVITSRQLEHGKRVLELTTQIQYQPLDISLEILAVFAATQGLIDHVPLHLVKQWEANLYQTAALEKADLLNELRKDKELDSRLEQEIKEFIRSFTEQFLQEKNVSN, encoded by the coding sequence ATGGCAATTTTAACCGATACAATAAAAAAAGCCAAACAAGTTGTTCAAGGATATATCCCTGAACCGGAGATTAATGAAATTGGTGAAGTAATCGAGGTCCAAGGTGGCGTAATAACCATTGCTGGTTTAAAAGAAGCCATGATGGGTGAAATGCTCATTTTTCCACATGGTTTAAAAGGGCAGGTTTTTAATTTAGAAAAAGAGCGGATTAGCTGTATTCTATTCGGAGACCATTCTCTCATAAAACAAGGAGATAGAGTATTTCGTACCAATCGAGTTTTAGAAGTTCCGGTTGGTGATGAATTATTGGGCCGTATAATTGATCCCTTAGGAAATCCTTTAGATGGTAATCCAGCGCCTGATTTCCGTTATAAAAGACCGATTATGTTGCACGCTCCTGAAGTTATCCAACGACAACCGGTTCATAGGCCTCTCTTCACGGGTATAAAAACGATTGATGCCATGATTCCACTTGGAAAAGGACAAAGAGAATTAATTATCGGTGATCGAAGAACCGGGAAAACCACCCTCACCATTGATACTATACTTAACCAAAAAGGAAAAAATGTATTATGTGTCTATGTGGCTATTGGGAAAAGGTTATCGGCAATAACAGAAATGGTTGACATTTTAAAAAGATATAATGCTATGGCATACTCCATTATTGTTTCAACTTCAGCCGAAGACTCTCCAGCTTTTCTTTATCTAGCTCCTTACAGCGGCTGTACCATTGCAGAATTTTTTATGAATGGGGGCCAAGATGTTCTAGTTATTTATGATGACCTCTCCAAACACGCAGTAGCCTATCGGTCTCTTTCGCTCCTCATGAGGCGTTCACCCGGACGGGAATCTTATCCTGGTGATATTTTTTATCTTCACTCTCGCTTACTGGAGCGGAGTGCTCAACTGTCTGATGATCTAGGAGGAGGGTCAATGTCAGCACTCCCTATCGTAGAAACTCAAGAAGGTGATATCTCCGCCTATATTCCAACCAATATTATTTCCATTACCGATGGTCAAATCTACTTAGAGAGCAATCTATTTGCCAAAGGGTTTTTACCGCCTATAAATATCGGTCTTTCGGTTTCACGAGTTGGTGGAGAAGCTCAAACTCCGATCATGAAAAAGGTCGCCCGACGCCTCCGACTTGACTTAGCCCAGTATTTTGAGTTAGAAGATTTTGCTAGATTTAGTTCGGAGTTGGATGTCATTACTTCTCGACAGTTGGAGCATGGAAAAAGAGTTTTGGAATTAACAACACAAATTCAATACCAACCTTTGGATATCTCCCTGGAAATATTGGCTGTATTCGCTGCAACACAAGGCCTTATTGATCATGTACCGCTTCATCTCGTTAAACAATGGGAAGCGAATCTTTATCAAACAGCAGCTCTTGAAAAAGCTGATTTATTAAATGAACTTCGAAAAGATAAAGAATTAGATTCAAGATTAGAACAAGAAATTAAAGAATTTATTCGTTCTTTTACTGAACAATTTCTTCAAGAAAAAAATGTTTCAAATTAA
- a CDS encoding F0F1 ATP synthase subunit delta — MVSNNNKEIVKIITPLPMTLSQKKIVKNKLSRIGNIDQMVFQEEVDSSLIGGIIIIYGEILIDCSLRTQLDKMKEGMI; from the coding sequence ATGGTAAGCAATAATAATAAAGAAATCGTTAAAATCATCACTCCACTTCCGATGACTCTATCGCAAAAAAAAATAGTTAAAAATAAATTATCCCGAATTGGGAATATCGACCAAATGGTTTTCCAAGAGGAAGTAGATTCCTCTCTCATTGGAGGGATCATCATCATTTATGGAGAAATTCTAATCGACTGCAGCCTGCGGACTCAACTCGACAAGATGAAGGAAGGCATGATTTAA
- the atpF gene encoding F0F1 ATP synthase subunit B translates to MISIDRSIIFQIINFLILVALLFRFLFKPVVQALDKRSNHIREEMEKIEKEKKAAEELRLKYEEESKNIHIKYQEMQEYANQEAVKIKSKIIDEAYQESEKIKQTAEEKARIEIDKLYSDLKLDIIDISTEMAAKLLHERIDISKQDQLIEQLLEEAINKIEIKTDVQHGKQ, encoded by the coding sequence ATGATTAGTATTGATCGAAGTATAATTTTTCAAATTATCAATTTTCTTATCTTGGTTGCTCTCCTATTTCGATTTCTTTTCAAACCGGTGGTTCAAGCTTTGGATAAGCGCTCAAATCATATCCGTGAAGAAATGGAAAAAATTGAGAAAGAAAAAAAAGCAGCTGAAGAGTTGCGTTTAAAATATGAAGAAGAAAGTAAAAATATTCATATTAAATACCAAGAAATGCAGGAATATGCCAATCAAGAAGCAGTAAAGATTAAATCAAAGATAATTGACGAGGCTTACCAGGAAAGCGAGAAGATTAAGCAAACTGCTGAAGAAAAAGCCAGAATTGAAATTGACAAACTTTATTCTGATCTGAAGTTGGATATTATTGATATTTCAACTGAGATGGCTGCTAAATTACTTCATGAACGAATCGATATATCCAAGCAGGACCAGTTAATTGAGCAGCTTTTAGAAGAAGCGATTAATAAAATCGAAATTAAAACGGATGTACAACATGGTAAGCAATAA
- the atpE gene encoding ATP synthase F0 subunit C, whose translation MQGEILFLCVTVFTAGFAIAIGVIFPALGQGKACSKALEGIARQPEATGPISRTLFVGLALLESLAIYVLVVSLILLFANPLLKYVFK comes from the coding sequence GTGCAAGGAGAAATCCTTTTCTTATGTGTAACGGTTTTTACTGCAGGTTTTGCGATAGCTATTGGCGTTATTTTTCCAGCTTTAGGTCAAGGAAAAGCTTGTTCGAAAGCACTGGAAGGAATTGCCCGCCAACCTGAGGCAACCGGACCAATCAGTAGAACATTATTTGTTGGTCTTGCTTTACTCGAATCCTTAGCAATTTATGTATTAGTGGTTTCCTTGATTCTTCTCTTTGCCAATCCCCTACTCAAATATGTCTTTAAATGA
- a CDS encoding F0F1 ATP synthase subunit A, whose protein sequence is MENLGPHVLFMIGPLPVTTTVVATWLVMGFLVLVSILLTRKLQFLPGRLQNLLELFVEGIMNMIDDMAPSRGRIFLPLIGTLALFIGAANLTGLVPGLEAPTSDFNTALALALIVFAAVPYYGVKIQGWKNYLKTYILPSPVMAPFHIISEITRTFSLALRLFGNILGEEIVIAILFILAPIFVPVPMMLFAIFTGVIQAYIFTILTIVYLSAAVEKEGET, encoded by the coding sequence ATGGAAAATTTAGGACCACACGTATTATTTATGATTGGACCATTACCGGTTACGACAACAGTAGTAGCAACTTGGTTAGTCATGGGTTTTTTAGTTTTGGTTTCAATTCTTTTAACCCGTAAGTTGCAATTCTTGCCTGGCCGTTTACAAAATTTATTGGAATTATTTGTTGAAGGTATCATGAATATGATTGATGACATGGCACCCTCTCGGGGAAGGATTTTCCTCCCATTAATTGGTACTTTGGCATTATTTATCGGAGCAGCAAATCTTACCGGTCTTGTCCCCGGCTTAGAGGCACCGACCAGTGATTTTAATACTGCTCTGGCTCTGGCTTTAATAGTTTTTGCCGCAGTCCCCTATTATGGAGTAAAAATTCAGGGATGGAAAAATTACTTAAAAACTTATATTTTACCTTCCCCAGTGATGGCTCCCTTTCATATTATAAGTGAAATAACTCGTACATTCTCACTGGCTCTTCGTTTATTTGGTAATATACTGGGTGAAGAAATTGTCATTGCTATCCTTTTTATTCTTGCTCCGATATTTGTTCCGGTTCCAATGATGTTGTTTGCAATTTTTACTGGGGTCATCCAAGCTTATATTTTTACAATATTAACCATCGTTTATTTAAGTGCTGCAGTTGAAAAAGAAGGCGAAACTTAA